One Microbacterium sp. W4I20 DNA window includes the following coding sequences:
- a CDS encoding LacI family DNA-binding transcriptional regulator: MSVSVKDVAARAGVSVGTVSNVLNRPDKVARATVERVQAAIDALGFVRNDAARQLRAGRSRSIGLIVLDSANPFFAEVARGAEERAAREGMAVLLGNSDQNADREVSYLDLFREQRVSGVLLTPTDLAGSAVRRLADSGIPLVLVDEELPGGATPSVAVDDIEGGMLAVSHLLGRGRRRIAFVGGPSSIRQVADRLEGARRALATTPDASLEVIELDALTVLCGRDAGEEIARRPADERPDAVFCANDLLAVGLLQGTAILGSVRVPEDLAIIGYDDIDFAQAAVVPLSSIRQPARAIGVTAVELLLEALASPRGAVRHVRFQPELVVRASTGR, translated from the coding sequence ATGTCCGTGAGCGTGAAGGACGTCGCCGCGAGGGCGGGCGTGTCGGTCGGAACCGTCTCCAATGTGCTCAATCGGCCCGACAAGGTGGCCCGCGCGACCGTGGAGCGTGTCCAGGCGGCCATCGATGCTCTCGGGTTCGTGCGCAACGACGCCGCCCGCCAACTCCGCGCCGGCCGCAGTCGCAGCATCGGCCTGATCGTGCTCGACAGTGCGAACCCGTTCTTCGCCGAGGTCGCCCGCGGCGCCGAGGAGCGCGCGGCCCGCGAGGGCATGGCCGTGCTGCTGGGGAACAGTGACCAGAACGCCGACCGCGAGGTGTCGTATCTCGACCTCTTCCGCGAGCAGCGGGTCAGCGGCGTGCTCCTGACCCCCACGGATCTCGCGGGATCGGCCGTGCGTCGCCTGGCCGACAGCGGCATCCCGCTGGTGCTCGTCGACGAGGAGCTGCCCGGCGGAGCGACCCCGTCCGTCGCCGTCGATGACATCGAGGGTGGGATGCTCGCCGTCTCCCACCTGCTCGGGAGGGGGAGGCGGCGGATCGCCTTCGTCGGCGGACCCTCGTCGATCCGGCAGGTCGCGGACCGTCTCGAAGGTGCGCGGCGCGCCCTCGCCACGACGCCGGATGCCTCGCTCGAGGTGATCGAGCTCGACGCCCTCACCGTTCTGTGCGGGCGCGATGCGGGCGAGGAGATCGCGCGCCGCCCGGCGGATGAGCGTCCGGATGCGGTGTTCTGCGCGAACGATCTGCTGGCGGTCGGACTGCTGCAGGGGACCGCGATCCTCGGTTCGGTCCGGGTTCCGGAAGACCTCGCGATCATCGGCTACGACGACATCGACTTCGCCCAGGCGGCGGTGGTGCCGCTGTCGTCGATCCGGCAGCCGGCCCGTGCGATCGGGGTCACGGCCGTCGAGCTGCTGCTCGAGGCGCTCGCGTCGCCGCGGGGTGCCGTGCGTCACGTGCGGTTCCAGCCCGAGCTCGTGGTGCGGGCCTCGACCGGGCGCTGA
- a CDS encoding L-rhamnose mutarotase — protein sequence MTRVAFQLTVRPDMIEAYIARHSPVWPELLEEIAAAGRRNYSIFLGEGGRLFGYYETDDDDAARQYLANSEVAARWEASMAEFFVGLDGRADQAAAPLTEVFNLHDQLTAAAGTDNESSAS from the coding sequence GTGACCCGCGTCGCGTTCCAGTTGACCGTGCGCCCCGACATGATCGAGGCGTACATCGCCCGGCACTCCCCGGTCTGGCCGGAGCTGCTTGAGGAGATCGCCGCGGCGGGCCGCCGCAACTACTCGATCTTCCTCGGCGAAGGCGGGCGTCTGTTCGGGTACTACGAGACCGACGACGACGACGCCGCACGGCAGTACCTCGCGAACTCCGAGGTCGCCGCCCGCTGGGAGGCGTCGATGGCCGAGTTCTTCGTCGGTCTCGACGGGCGCGCCGATCAGGCCGCCGCTCCCCTCACCGAAGTCTTCAATCTGCACGACCAGCTGACGGCTGCGGCCGGCACCGACAACGAAAGCTCCGCCTCATGA
- the rhaI gene encoding L-rhamnose isomerase, with protein sequence MSILTSDHLAALEQQAIELPSWAFGNSGTRFKVFGTPGTPRDPWEKIADAAQVHRYTALAPAVALHIPWDLVDSFDDLRKHAEDHGVVLGTINSNTFQDDDYKFGALTHEDAAIRQKAIDHHLACIDVIDATGSRDLKIWLAEGSNYPGQADLRGRQDRLQESLQQIYARLGDDQRLVLEYKFFEPAFYHTDVPDWGTSYAQVSSLGEKAMVCLDTGHHAPGTNIEFIVMQLLRLGKLGSFDFNSRFYADDDLIVGAADPFQLFRILFEVIRGGGLNNPDVAFMLDQCHNVEDKIPGQIRSVLNVQEMTARALLVDHDALTAAQKSGDVLAANAVFMDAFYTDVRPALAEWRESRGLAGDPMAAYAASGYQQKIAADRVGGVQAGWGA encoded by the coding sequence ATGAGCATCCTCACCTCCGACCATCTCGCCGCCCTCGAGCAGCAGGCCATCGAGCTCCCCAGCTGGGCCTTCGGCAACTCCGGCACCCGCTTCAAGGTGTTCGGCACGCCCGGCACGCCGCGCGATCCGTGGGAGAAGATCGCGGATGCCGCGCAGGTGCACAGGTACACGGCTCTGGCGCCGGCAGTGGCCCTGCACATCCCGTGGGACCTGGTCGATTCCTTCGACGACCTGCGCAAGCATGCGGAGGATCACGGCGTCGTGCTCGGCACGATCAACTCGAACACCTTCCAGGACGACGACTACAAGTTCGGTGCCCTCACGCACGAGGATGCCGCGATCCGGCAGAAGGCCATCGACCACCACCTCGCCTGCATCGACGTGATTGACGCCACCGGCAGCCGCGACCTCAAGATCTGGCTCGCCGAGGGGTCGAACTACCCCGGCCAGGCCGACCTGCGCGGCCGCCAGGACCGCCTGCAGGAGTCGCTGCAGCAGATCTACGCACGGCTCGGCGACGACCAGCGGCTCGTGCTCGAGTACAAGTTCTTCGAGCCGGCGTTCTACCACACCGATGTTCCGGACTGGGGCACGTCGTACGCCCAGGTGTCGTCGCTCGGCGAGAAGGCCATGGTGTGCCTCGACACCGGCCACCATGCCCCCGGAACGAACATCGAGTTCATCGTCATGCAGCTGCTGCGCCTCGGCAAGCTCGGCTCCTTCGACTTCAACTCGCGCTTCTACGCCGACGACGACCTGATCGTCGGCGCCGCCGATCCGTTCCAGCTCTTCCGCATCCTGTTCGAGGTCATCCGCGGCGGCGGACTCAACAATCCCGACGTCGCGTTCATGCTCGACCAGTGCCACAACGTCGAGGACAAGATCCCCGGCCAGATCCGCTCGGTGCTGAACGTGCAGGAGATGACGGCGCGTGCGCTGCTCGTCGATCACGACGCCCTCACCGCCGCGCAGAAGTCGGGCGACGTGCTCGCCGCCAACGCGGTCTTCATGGATGCGTTCTACACCGATGTGCGCCCGGCGCTGGCCGAGTGGCGCGAGTCGCGCGGTCTCGCCGGCGATCCGATGGCGGCCTACGCGGCATCCGGCTACCAGCAGAAGATCGCGGCGGACCGCGTCGGCGGCGTCCAGGCGGGCTGGGGCGCCTGA
- a CDS encoding bifunctional aldolase/short-chain dehydrogenase — protein MTNPTAAALIERSNRLGADPANTNYAGGNTSAKGTETDPVTGQPVELLWVKGSGGDLGTLKESGLAVLRLDRLLALKGVYPGVEREDEMVAAFDYCLHGKGGAAPSIDTAMHGLVDAAHVDHLHPDSGIAIATAADGEALTASIFGEKVAWVPWRRPGFQLGLDIAAIKDANPAAIGCILGGHGITAWGDTSEAAEANSLWIIETASAYLAEHGKADPFGGVRAGFEALPEAERRERAAALAPTIRGIASHDRPQIGHFTDADVVLDFLASEKAPALAALGTSCPDHFLRTKVKPLILDLPATASLEEQIARLRELHEEYRADYQAYYDAHASTGSAGTAASPAIRGADPLIVLIPGIGMFSYGANKQTARVAGEFYVNAINVMRGAESLSTYSPISDAEKFRIEYWALEEAKLQRMPKPKSHQGRIAFVTGAASGIGKAIATRLAAEGACVVVADLDLEKAQAAAAELGNTDVAIGVAANVADAAAIRAAMDTTVLAFGGVDLVVNNAGLSLSKPLLETTEKDWDLQHDVMAKGSFLVSQAAARALIDQKLGGDIIYISSKNSVFAGPNNIAYSATKADQAHQVRLLAVELGEFGIRVNGINPDGVVRGSGIFASGWGANRAATYGVAEEDLGQFYANRTILKREVVPENVADAVFVLTGPELSRTTGLHIPVDSGVAAAFLR, from the coding sequence ATGACGAATCCCACTGCCGCCGCCCTCATCGAGCGGTCGAACCGCCTGGGCGCGGATCCCGCGAACACCAACTACGCCGGCGGCAACACGTCCGCCAAGGGCACCGAGACCGACCCGGTCACCGGGCAGCCGGTCGAGCTGCTCTGGGTCAAGGGCTCGGGAGGCGACCTCGGCACCCTGAAGGAGTCGGGTCTCGCGGTGCTGCGCCTCGACCGCCTGCTCGCGCTCAAGGGCGTCTACCCCGGTGTCGAGCGAGAAGACGAGATGGTCGCAGCCTTCGACTACTGCCTGCACGGCAAGGGCGGTGCCGCGCCCTCGATCGACACCGCGATGCACGGGCTGGTGGATGCTGCGCACGTCGACCACCTGCACCCGGACTCCGGCATCGCGATCGCGACCGCGGCCGACGGCGAGGCGCTGACGGCGAGCATCTTCGGCGAGAAGGTCGCCTGGGTCCCCTGGCGTCGCCCCGGGTTCCAGCTGGGTCTCGACATCGCCGCGATCAAGGATGCGAATCCGGCTGCGATCGGCTGCATCCTCGGCGGACACGGCATCACCGCCTGGGGCGACACGTCGGAGGCGGCCGAGGCGAACTCGCTGTGGATCATCGAGACGGCATCCGCCTATCTCGCCGAGCACGGGAAGGCTGATCCGTTCGGTGGCGTGCGCGCCGGCTTCGAAGCACTGCCCGAGGCCGAGCGCCGCGAGCGCGCGGCAGCACTCGCCCCCACCATTCGCGGCATCGCCTCGCACGATCGTCCGCAGATCGGCCACTTCACCGATGCCGACGTGGTGCTCGACTTCCTGGCGTCCGAGAAGGCTCCGGCACTCGCCGCCCTCGGCACGAGCTGCCCCGACCACTTCCTGCGCACCAAGGTCAAGCCGCTGATCCTCGACCTGCCGGCCACCGCGTCACTCGAGGAGCAGATCGCCCGCCTGCGCGAGCTGCACGAGGAGTACCGCGCCGACTACCAGGCCTACTACGACGCGCACGCTTCGACAGGCTCAGCGGGGACCGCGGCAAGTCCCGCGATCCGCGGCGCCGACCCGCTCATCGTGCTGATCCCCGGCATCGGCATGTTCTCCTACGGCGCCAACAAGCAGACCGCCCGCGTCGCCGGCGAGTTCTACGTCAACGCGATCAACGTCATGCGCGGCGCCGAGTCGCTGTCCACCTACTCCCCCATCTCCGACGCCGAGAAGTTCCGCATCGAGTACTGGGCCCTCGAAGAGGCCAAGCTGCAGCGGATGCCGAAACCGAAGTCCCACCAGGGCCGTATCGCGTTCGTCACCGGCGCGGCATCGGGCATCGGCAAGGCCATCGCCACTCGCCTCGCGGCCGAGGGCGCGTGCGTCGTCGTCGCTGACCTCGACCTCGAGAAGGCGCAGGCCGCCGCGGCCGAACTCGGGAACACCGATGTCGCGATCGGCGTCGCGGCGAACGTGGCGGATGCCGCGGCGATCCGGGCCGCCATGGATACGACGGTGCTCGCCTTCGGCGGCGTCGACCTCGTCGTGAACAACGCAGGACTCTCGCTGTCGAAGCCGCTGCTGGAGACGACCGAGAAGGATTGGGACCTGCAGCACGACGTGATGGCGAAGGGCTCGTTCCTGGTCTCGCAGGCCGCGGCCCGCGCGCTCATCGACCAGAAGCTCGGCGGCGACATCATCTACATCTCGTCGAAGAACTCGGTCTTCGCCGGCCCCAACAACATCGCGTACTCGGCGACCAAGGCCGACCAGGCGCACCAGGTGCGGCTGTTGGCGGTCGAGCTCGGGGAGTTCGGCATCCGCGTCAACGGCATCAACCCCGACGGCGTCGTGCGCGGCTCGGGCATCTTCGCCTCGGGTTGGGGCGCCAACCGCGCCGCGACCTACGGCGTCGCGGAAGAGGACCTCGGCCAGTTCTACGCGAACCGCACGATCCTCAAGCGCGAGGTCGTTCCCGAGAACGTGGCGGATGCGGTGTTCGTACTCACCGGCCCCGAGCTGAGCCGCACCACCGGCCTCCACATCCCGGTCGACTCCGGCGTCGCCGCCGCCTTCCTGCGATGA